Proteins from a single region of Juglans microcarpa x Juglans regia isolate MS1-56 chromosome 5S, Jm3101_v1.0, whole genome shotgun sequence:
- the LOC121267038 gene encoding uncharacterized protein LOC121267038 has translation MNESDYVVQLTEVGHVDCQNVCPDTQSCQSSLKVEEEEEDEDVDFNPFSKETLSPEASSSLSSEIDGLDVDVVDSGGKVFDNGVGINLSKPTSEVQNSVVGDSEHGEVETVMQATVSPEGVCEKELLNSVS, from the exons ATGAATGAAAGCGACTACGTGGT ACAATTAACCGAGGTTGGGCATGTTGATTGTCAAAATGTTTGCCCTGATACCCAAAGCTGTCAAAGTTCTTTAAAagttgaggaggaggaggaggatgaagaTGTAGATTTTAATCCCTTTTCAAAGGAAACCCTTTCACCTGAAGCTTCCTCAAGCTTGAGTTCTGAAATTGATGGCTTGGATGTTGATGTAGTCGACAGTGGGGGAAAGGTCTTCGATAATGGTGTTGGAATTAATCTATCAAAGCCAACTAGCGAGGTGCAAAACTCTGTCGTTGGAGATTCTGAGCATGGCGAGGTGGAAACTGTTATGCAAGCTACAGTATCCCCCGAAGGAGTGTGCGAGAAAGAATTGCTAAATTCTGTTTCCTGA
- the LOC121267039 gene encoding uncharacterized protein LOC121267039, giving the protein MVGELSNTMHSQKPIFHLENEDAICKRTRANYSLASFTLDELETFLQETDDDEDLQNVDDEEEYRKFLAAVLHDGDGDGQPNQENENVDDEDEDNDADFEIELEELLESDIDECNGNKTQKEYIGAGRRPETRQNRCQKDAAQYKKKLSGQANRPLRPLLPVLPNGPIVPFSTNDGKTLMPDYFTAEDGLIKGFTLHQIGQLHCLIHEHLQLLVQVRGLICEMLQKPNEVLAWKSVPYASIFFYPPYVCSSVPDESPKFSPAQCSLKSCTTFNAQSVCSNHMEAFISMSPPNGSGPVLSITDVAPFNLVGRYMDDVYTAVQDYRRRQVKSGSEAPFPPLAAVVNRVLFTDAEDGLLALGWMEYNTDWKAIQQRFLPCKLTHQIFVWQKNCCSSKAPENPIKAVRRMKTSPLTVEEIASIQEGLKLYKMDWISVWKFVVPHRDPSLLPQQWRIALGTQRSYKQDAAKKEKR; this is encoded by the exons ATGGTAGGGGAATTAAGTAATACAATGCATTCCCAGAAGCCCATATTCCACTTAGAGAATGAGGATGCTATCTGCAAGCGTACTAGGGCCAATTATTCTCTTGCAAGTTTTACACTTGACGAACTTGAGacttttcttcaagaaactgatgatgatgaggacCTTCAAAATGTTGACGATGAAGAAGAGTACCGGAAGTTTCTTGCTGCTGTTCTACATGATGGAGATGGTGACGGTCAGCCAAATCAAGAGAATGAAAAtgttgatgatgaagatgaagataatgATGCTGATTTTGAGATAGAGCTTGAAGAGTTGCTGGAGAGTGATATAGATGAATGTAATGGGAATAAAACCCAAAAGGAGTACATTGGAGCCGGACGACGGCCAGAGACTAGGCAGAATAGGTGCCAGAAAGACGCTGCCCAATATAAAAAGAAGCTTTCAGGACAGGCAAATAGGCCATTACGTCCTCTCTTACCAGTTTTGCCTAATGGACCAATTGTACCCTTCTCTACCAATGATGGGAAAACTTTGATGCCTGATTATTTTACAGCTGAAGATGGTTTAATAAAGGGATTTACTCTGCATCAAATAGGCCAGTTACATTGCTTGATACATGAGCACCTGCAACTTCTTGTTCAA GTTCGCGGACTGATTTGTGAGATGCTTCAAAAACCTAATGAAGTACTAGCATGGAAAAGTGTTCCATATGCTAGCATTTTCTTTTACCCTCCATATGTTTGTTCGTCAGTGCCAGATGAATCTCCCAAATTTTCCCCAGCACAGTGCTCCTTAAAATCATGTACTACTTTTAATGCACAAAGCGTGTGCTCTAACCACATGGAGGCTTTTATAAGCATGTCACCTCCTAATGGAAG TGGTCCAGTACTATCGATCACGGATGTAGCTCCATTTAATTTAGTTGGAAGATATATGGATGATGTTTATACTG CTGTTCAGGACTATCGACGGCGTCAAGTGAAATCTGGTAGTGAAGCTCCCTTT CCACCCCTTGCAGCAGTTGTAAATAGGGTGCTTTTCACTGATGCAGAGGATGG GCTGTTGGCACTGGGGTGGATGGAATATAACACGGATTGGAAGGCGATTCAACAACGTTTTCTTCCATGCAAATTGACGCATCAG ATTTTCGTTTGGCAAAAAAATTGCTGCTCATCTAAAGCaccagaaaatcccataaag GCAGTTCGGAGAATGAAAACCTCTCCATTGACTGTGGAAGAGATAGCATCTATTCAGGAG GGACTTAAGCTTTATAAAATGGACTGGATTTCTGTGTGGAAGTTTGTTGTCCCACATAGAGATCCATCCTTATTACCTCAGCAGTGGCGCATTGCCCTTGGAACTCAGAGGTCATATAAGCAGGATGCAGCAAAAAAGGAGAAGCGATGA
- the LOC121268225 gene encoding uncharacterized protein LOC121268225 isoform X4, whose amino-acid sequence MNSAHPCSNIKEKSLPRDTLAQGSTLIRKLPTYNGSREAQSQTAIMHKLPQLSQYTQHPFSSSHATNCASNTMKQNHPASGMTSNISKSPFCFRPYRARKNSSATNFHLVKLAPDLPPVNLPRSVRIVSQTHFKGHQFGVSTKVSAAGGGIGNSGIEDVVSRNIHAVKLGTTNSVTLVQNKSSPLQENVSHSLPEESEVVKDKCVLEERCSDSDLQLHPFLFQAPDDGYLHHCHLNSSSSTSTSFSFLSETRPQLNLNLFHNPHLESNVECFNKSLKSKDFTSVSSVMDFHPLLQRTDEIYTDSASACSTPHLSVGLEGKSASLQNAPDAVQTDSLVSCGLASGPNPQSPTEKASELDLEIHLSYTSRKEQGHMTSRREKGVESSDVTAHNPTMSVISAATTRTQNADCPHYEQGDNCSTVSTNLVSGGHGLAIPSNSISRYNMDDIGDQSNPEIVMEQEELSDSEEETEEHVEFECEEMADSEGEDGSGCEQIVEMQDKRHFHIPEV is encoded by the exons ATGAATTCTGCTCATCCTTGctcaaatataaaagaaaaaagcctGCCTAGGGATACTCTGGCTCAAGGAAGTACTCTGATCAGGAAACTGCCAACTTATAATGGATCTAGAGAAGCACAATCCCAGACTGCTATCATGCATAAGCTTCCACAATTGTCACAGTATACTCAGCATCCCTTTAGTTCATCTCATGCTACAAATTGTGCTTCTAATACCATGAAACAAAATCATCCAGCTTCTGGTATGACATCAAATATCAGTAAATCCCCATTCTGTTTTCGGCCTTATCGGGCTCGTAAAAATAGTAGTGCTACTAATTTCCACCTAGTGAAATTAGCACCAGACTTGCCACCTGTGAATCTTCCACGGTCTGTTCGTATAGTCTCTCAGACACACTTCAAAGGCCATCAGTTTGGAGTATCTACTAAGGTTTCTGCTGCTGGAGGTGGTATTGGTAATTCTGGAATTGAAGATGTGGTTTCTCGAAATATTCATGCTGTGAAGTTGGGAACTACCAATTCAGTAACATTGGTACAGAACAAAAGTAGCCCACTGCAAGAAAATGTTTCGCATTCACTTCCTGAAGAATCTGAAGTTGTTAAGGATAAATGTGTTCTGGAGGAAAGATGCTCTGATTCCGATCTTCAGTTGCATCCTTTTCTGTTCCAGGCCCCTGACGATGGATATCTGCACCATTGTCATTTGAACTCCAGCTCCAGTACTTCTACTTCTTTCAGTTTCTTGTCAGAAACTCGACCTCAGTTGAACCTAAATCTCTTTCATAATCCTCATCTAGAAAGCAATGTTGAGTGTTTCAATAAATCATTGAAGTCAAAGGATTTTACTTCAGTATCTTCTGTCATGGACTTCCATCCACTGCTACAAAGAACTGATGAGATATATACTGATTCCGCATCTGCCTGCTCAACTCCACACCTATCTGTTGGTTTGGAAGGAAAATCTGCTTCACTTCAAAATGCTCCTGATGCTGTCCAGACCGACTCACTAGTAAG TTGTGGACTGGCCTCTGGTCCTAATCCTCAAAGCCCTACCGAGAAAGCTAGTGAATTGGACTTGGAGATCCACCTAAGTTATACGTCGAGAAAGGAGCAAGGTCATATGACATCCAGAAGGGAGAAAGGTGTGGAAAGCAGTGATGTGACAGCACATAATCCAACAATGTCGGTAATTTCAGCAGCCACAACTAGAACCCAAAATGCCGACTGCCCACATTATGAGCAAGGTGATAATTGTTCCACAGTTAGTACCAACCTTGTTTCAGGTGGCCATGGATTGGCAATACCAAGTAATAGCATCAGCAGATACAACATGGATGATATTGGTGACCAGTCAAATCCAGAGATTGTGATGGAACAGGAAGAGTTGAGTGACTCTgaagaagaaactgaagaaCATGTAGAGTTCGAGTGTGAGGAGATGGCTGATTCTGAAGGAGAGGATGGATCAGGCTGTGAACAAATTGTCGAGATGCAAGATAAG AGGCATTTCCATATACCAGAAGTGTGA
- the LOC121268225 gene encoding uncharacterized protein LOC121268225 isoform X1, with translation MNSAHPCSNIKEKSLPRDTLAQGSTLIRKLPTYNGSREAQSQTAIMHKLPQLSQYTQHPFSSSHATNCASNTMKQNHPASGMTSNISKSPFCFRPYRARKNSSATNFHLVKLAPDLPPVNLPRSVRIVSQTHFKGHQFGVSTKVSAAGGGIGNSGIEDVVSRNIHAVKLGTTNSVTLVQNKSSPLQENVSHSLPEESEVVKDKCVLEERCSDSDLQLHPFLFQAPDDGYLHHCHLNSSSSTSTSFSFLSETRPQLNLNLFHNPHLESNVECFNKSLKSKDFTSVSSVMDFHPLLQRTDEIYTDSASACSTPHLSVGLEGKSASLQNAPDAVQTDSLVSCGLASGPNPQSPTEKASELDLEIHLSYTSRKEQGHMTSRREKGVESSDVTAHNPTMSVISAATTRTQNADCPHYEQGDNCSTVSTNLVSGGHGLAIPSNSISRYNMDDIGDQSNPEIVMEQEELSDSEEETEEHVEFECEEMADSEGEDGSGCEQIVEMQDKEVKFYPTVQPASMTCRLRDWQQHNFIYLCQKHST, from the exons ATGAATTCTGCTCATCCTTGctcaaatataaaagaaaaaagcctGCCTAGGGATACTCTGGCTCAAGGAAGTACTCTGATCAGGAAACTGCCAACTTATAATGGATCTAGAGAAGCACAATCCCAGACTGCTATCATGCATAAGCTTCCACAATTGTCACAGTATACTCAGCATCCCTTTAGTTCATCTCATGCTACAAATTGTGCTTCTAATACCATGAAACAAAATCATCCAGCTTCTGGTATGACATCAAATATCAGTAAATCCCCATTCTGTTTTCGGCCTTATCGGGCTCGTAAAAATAGTAGTGCTACTAATTTCCACCTAGTGAAATTAGCACCAGACTTGCCACCTGTGAATCTTCCACGGTCTGTTCGTATAGTCTCTCAGACACACTTCAAAGGCCATCAGTTTGGAGTATCTACTAAGGTTTCTGCTGCTGGAGGTGGTATTGGTAATTCTGGAATTGAAGATGTGGTTTCTCGAAATATTCATGCTGTGAAGTTGGGAACTACCAATTCAGTAACATTGGTACAGAACAAAAGTAGCCCACTGCAAGAAAATGTTTCGCATTCACTTCCTGAAGAATCTGAAGTTGTTAAGGATAAATGTGTTCTGGAGGAAAGATGCTCTGATTCCGATCTTCAGTTGCATCCTTTTCTGTTCCAGGCCCCTGACGATGGATATCTGCACCATTGTCATTTGAACTCCAGCTCCAGTACTTCTACTTCTTTCAGTTTCTTGTCAGAAACTCGACCTCAGTTGAACCTAAATCTCTTTCATAATCCTCATCTAGAAAGCAATGTTGAGTGTTTCAATAAATCATTGAAGTCAAAGGATTTTACTTCAGTATCTTCTGTCATGGACTTCCATCCACTGCTACAAAGAACTGATGAGATATATACTGATTCCGCATCTGCCTGCTCAACTCCACACCTATCTGTTGGTTTGGAAGGAAAATCTGCTTCACTTCAAAATGCTCCTGATGCTGTCCAGACCGACTCACTAGTAAG TTGTGGACTGGCCTCTGGTCCTAATCCTCAAAGCCCTACCGAGAAAGCTAGTGAATTGGACTTGGAGATCCACCTAAGTTATACGTCGAGAAAGGAGCAAGGTCATATGACATCCAGAAGGGAGAAAGGTGTGGAAAGCAGTGATGTGACAGCACATAATCCAACAATGTCGGTAATTTCAGCAGCCACAACTAGAACCCAAAATGCCGACTGCCCACATTATGAGCAAGGTGATAATTGTTCCACAGTTAGTACCAACCTTGTTTCAGGTGGCCATGGATTGGCAATACCAAGTAATAGCATCAGCAGATACAACATGGATGATATTGGTGACCAGTCAAATCCAGAGATTGTGATGGAACAGGAAGAGTTGAGTGACTCTgaagaagaaactgaagaaCATGTAGAGTTCGAGTGTGAGGAGATGGCTGATTCTGAAGGAGAGGATGGATCAGGCTGTGAACAAATTGTCGAGATGCAAGATAAG GAGGTGAAGTTCTACCCTACTGTGCAACCTGCATCTATGACATGTAGGCTACGAGACTGGCAACAACACAATTTCATATACTTGTGCCAAAAACATAGTACTTAG
- the LOC121268225 gene encoding uncharacterized protein LOC121268225 isoform X2: MNSAHPCSNIKEKSLPRDTLAQGSTLIRKLPTYNGSREAQSQTAIMHKLPQLSQYTQHPFSSSHATNCASNTMKQNHPASGMTSNISKSPFCFRPYRARKNSSATNFHLVKLAPDLPPVNLPRSVRIVSQTHFKGHQFGVSTKVSAAGGGIGNSGIEDVVSRNIHAVKLGTTNSVTLVQNKSSPLQENVSHSLPEESEVVKDKCVLEERCSDSDLQLHPFLFQAPDDGYLHHCHLNSSSSTSTSFSFLSETRPQLNLNLFHNPHLESNVECFNKSLKSKDFTSVSSVMDFHPLLQRTDEIYTDSASACSTPHLSVGLEGKSASLQNAPDAVQTDSLVSCGLASGPNPQSPTEKASELDLEIHLSYTSRKEQGHMTSRREKGVESSDVTAHNPTMSVISAATTRTQNADCPHYEQGDNCSTVSTNLVSGGHGLAIPSNSISRYNMDDIGDQSNPEIVMEQEELSDSEEETEEHVEFECEEMADSEGEDGSGCEQIVEMQDKPEAFPYTRSVRLELCHLQRNILTRT, from the exons ATGAATTCTGCTCATCCTTGctcaaatataaaagaaaaaagcctGCCTAGGGATACTCTGGCTCAAGGAAGTACTCTGATCAGGAAACTGCCAACTTATAATGGATCTAGAGAAGCACAATCCCAGACTGCTATCATGCATAAGCTTCCACAATTGTCACAGTATACTCAGCATCCCTTTAGTTCATCTCATGCTACAAATTGTGCTTCTAATACCATGAAACAAAATCATCCAGCTTCTGGTATGACATCAAATATCAGTAAATCCCCATTCTGTTTTCGGCCTTATCGGGCTCGTAAAAATAGTAGTGCTACTAATTTCCACCTAGTGAAATTAGCACCAGACTTGCCACCTGTGAATCTTCCACGGTCTGTTCGTATAGTCTCTCAGACACACTTCAAAGGCCATCAGTTTGGAGTATCTACTAAGGTTTCTGCTGCTGGAGGTGGTATTGGTAATTCTGGAATTGAAGATGTGGTTTCTCGAAATATTCATGCTGTGAAGTTGGGAACTACCAATTCAGTAACATTGGTACAGAACAAAAGTAGCCCACTGCAAGAAAATGTTTCGCATTCACTTCCTGAAGAATCTGAAGTTGTTAAGGATAAATGTGTTCTGGAGGAAAGATGCTCTGATTCCGATCTTCAGTTGCATCCTTTTCTGTTCCAGGCCCCTGACGATGGATATCTGCACCATTGTCATTTGAACTCCAGCTCCAGTACTTCTACTTCTTTCAGTTTCTTGTCAGAAACTCGACCTCAGTTGAACCTAAATCTCTTTCATAATCCTCATCTAGAAAGCAATGTTGAGTGTTTCAATAAATCATTGAAGTCAAAGGATTTTACTTCAGTATCTTCTGTCATGGACTTCCATCCACTGCTACAAAGAACTGATGAGATATATACTGATTCCGCATCTGCCTGCTCAACTCCACACCTATCTGTTGGTTTGGAAGGAAAATCTGCTTCACTTCAAAATGCTCCTGATGCTGTCCAGACCGACTCACTAGTAAG TTGTGGACTGGCCTCTGGTCCTAATCCTCAAAGCCCTACCGAGAAAGCTAGTGAATTGGACTTGGAGATCCACCTAAGTTATACGTCGAGAAAGGAGCAAGGTCATATGACATCCAGAAGGGAGAAAGGTGTGGAAAGCAGTGATGTGACAGCACATAATCCAACAATGTCGGTAATTTCAGCAGCCACAACTAGAACCCAAAATGCCGACTGCCCACATTATGAGCAAGGTGATAATTGTTCCACAGTTAGTACCAACCTTGTTTCAGGTGGCCATGGATTGGCAATACCAAGTAATAGCATCAGCAGATACAACATGGATGATATTGGTGACCAGTCAAATCCAGAGATTGTGATGGAACAGGAAGAGTTGAGTGACTCTgaagaagaaactgaagaaCATGTAGAGTTCGAGTGTGAGGAGATGGCTGATTCTGAAGGAGAGGATGGATCAGGCTGTGAACAAATTGTCGAGATGCAAGATAAG CCAGAGGCATTTCCATATACCAGAAGTGTGAGATTGGAGTTGTGCCACCTACAACGGAATATCTTGACAAGAACATAG
- the LOC121268225 gene encoding uncharacterized protein LOC121268225 isoform X3 encodes MNSAHPCSNIKEKSLPRDTLAQGSTLIRKLPTYNGSREAQSQTAIMHKLPQLSQYTQHPFSSSHATNCASNTMKQNHPASGMTSNISKSPFCFRPYRARKNSSATNFHLVKLAPDLPPVNLPRSVRIVSQTHFKGHQFGVSTKVSAAGGGIGNSGIEDVVSRNIHAVKLGTTNSVTLVQNKSSPLQENVSHSLPEESEVVKDKCVLEERCSDSDLQLHPFLFQAPDDGYLHHCHLNSSSSTSTSFSFLSETRPQLNLNLFHNPHLESNVECFNKSLKSKDFTSVSSVMDFHPLLQRTDEIYTDSASACSTPHLSVGLEGKSASLQNAPDAVQTDSLVSCGLASGPNPQSPTEKASELDLEIHLSYTSRKEQGHMTSRREKGVESSDVTAHNPTMSVISAATTRTQNADCPHYEQGDNCSTVSTNLVSGGHGLAIPSNSISRYNMDDIGDQSNPEIVMEQEELSDSEEETEEHVEFECEEMADSEGEDGSGCEQIVEMQDKDGQNTPLENQ; translated from the exons ATGAATTCTGCTCATCCTTGctcaaatataaaagaaaaaagcctGCCTAGGGATACTCTGGCTCAAGGAAGTACTCTGATCAGGAAACTGCCAACTTATAATGGATCTAGAGAAGCACAATCCCAGACTGCTATCATGCATAAGCTTCCACAATTGTCACAGTATACTCAGCATCCCTTTAGTTCATCTCATGCTACAAATTGTGCTTCTAATACCATGAAACAAAATCATCCAGCTTCTGGTATGACATCAAATATCAGTAAATCCCCATTCTGTTTTCGGCCTTATCGGGCTCGTAAAAATAGTAGTGCTACTAATTTCCACCTAGTGAAATTAGCACCAGACTTGCCACCTGTGAATCTTCCACGGTCTGTTCGTATAGTCTCTCAGACACACTTCAAAGGCCATCAGTTTGGAGTATCTACTAAGGTTTCTGCTGCTGGAGGTGGTATTGGTAATTCTGGAATTGAAGATGTGGTTTCTCGAAATATTCATGCTGTGAAGTTGGGAACTACCAATTCAGTAACATTGGTACAGAACAAAAGTAGCCCACTGCAAGAAAATGTTTCGCATTCACTTCCTGAAGAATCTGAAGTTGTTAAGGATAAATGTGTTCTGGAGGAAAGATGCTCTGATTCCGATCTTCAGTTGCATCCTTTTCTGTTCCAGGCCCCTGACGATGGATATCTGCACCATTGTCATTTGAACTCCAGCTCCAGTACTTCTACTTCTTTCAGTTTCTTGTCAGAAACTCGACCTCAGTTGAACCTAAATCTCTTTCATAATCCTCATCTAGAAAGCAATGTTGAGTGTTTCAATAAATCATTGAAGTCAAAGGATTTTACTTCAGTATCTTCTGTCATGGACTTCCATCCACTGCTACAAAGAACTGATGAGATATATACTGATTCCGCATCTGCCTGCTCAACTCCACACCTATCTGTTGGTTTGGAAGGAAAATCTGCTTCACTTCAAAATGCTCCTGATGCTGTCCAGACCGACTCACTAGTAAG TTGTGGACTGGCCTCTGGTCCTAATCCTCAAAGCCCTACCGAGAAAGCTAGTGAATTGGACTTGGAGATCCACCTAAGTTATACGTCGAGAAAGGAGCAAGGTCATATGACATCCAGAAGGGAGAAAGGTGTGGAAAGCAGTGATGTGACAGCACATAATCCAACAATGTCGGTAATTTCAGCAGCCACAACTAGAACCCAAAATGCCGACTGCCCACATTATGAGCAAGGTGATAATTGTTCCACAGTTAGTACCAACCTTGTTTCAGGTGGCCATGGATTGGCAATACCAAGTAATAGCATCAGCAGATACAACATGGATGATATTGGTGACCAGTCAAATCCAGAGATTGTGATGGAACAGGAAGAGTTGAGTGACTCTgaagaagaaactgaagaaCATGTAGAGTTCGAGTGTGAGGAGATGGCTGATTCTGAAGGAGAGGATGGATCAGGCTGTGAACAAATTGTCGAGATGCAAGATAAG GACGGCCAGAATACCCCTTTGGAAAATCAATAG